A single Tenacibaculum sp. 190524A02b DNA region contains:
- a CDS encoding alpha/beta hydrolase encodes MSNCFSQELELTSSYLNEKRVVNIRLPDGYECSKATYPVIIVFDGELLSDYVTSLFKYNYDVYPPSIIVGVHQIKRDEELVSIEGKEDKNVNFSNFVNEELLSYIEKNYRTNVMYTLIGHSFGGVFTLNTLFKNKKIKYGIAISPTIWGIHKKSVWSEIEKQKQVNKQLFLGYGENENKGLKKGVKELSTFLEKDAGVKLKMKQFLEEDHNSSILIGIRKGLGFLYQNWEANLPENLWTKIEEEKKPDYFYDYFDTLSKKNGKQLIPSEEDYNTLGYYFLEEKQYSKAISVFEKNTLLYPCSSNVYDSLAEAYLTEGDKKKALKYYKKALKTEQKNDKSPYLIEGFQKQISSLKKELK; translated from the coding sequence ATGTCAAATTGTTTTAGTCAAGAGTTGGAGCTTACTTCCAGTTATTTAAATGAGAAAAGAGTAGTAAATATTCGTTTACCTGATGGTTATGAGTGCTCAAAAGCAACTTACCCTGTAATTATTGTATTTGATGGCGAACTACTATCGGATTATGTAACTTCTTTATTTAAGTATAATTACGATGTGTATCCTCCATCAATCATAGTTGGCGTGCATCAGATAAAAAGAGATGAAGAGTTAGTATCGATTGAGGGTAAAGAAGATAAAAATGTGAATTTTTCTAATTTCGTAAACGAAGAACTTCTTTCTTATATAGAAAAAAACTACAGAACAAATGTTATGTACACACTAATAGGACATTCGTTTGGTGGCGTTTTTACATTGAATACGTTATTTAAAAATAAAAAAATAAAATATGGAATTGCTATTAGCCCTACTATTTGGGGAATACATAAAAAATCAGTTTGGTCAGAAATAGAAAAGCAAAAACAAGTAAATAAACAGTTGTTTTTAGGTTATGGTGAAAATGAAAACAAAGGATTGAAAAAAGGTGTAAAAGAATTAAGTACGTTTTTAGAAAAAGATGCTGGAGTAAAGTTAAAGATGAAACAATTTTTAGAAGAAGATCATAATTCATCCATTCTTATAGGAATACGAAAAGGATTAGGTTTTCTGTATCAAAATTGGGAAGCAAACTTACCAGAGAACTTATGGACAAAAATTGAAGAAGAGAAAAAGCCTGATTATTTCTATGATTATTTTGACACGTTGTCTAAAAAGAATGGTAAGCAACTCATTCCTTCAGAGGAAGATTATAATACGTTAGGTTATTACTTTTTAGAAGAAAAACAATACAGCAAAGCGATTTCAGTTTTTGAAAAGAATACACTTTTGTATCCGTGTTCATCAAATGTTTATGATAGTTTAGCCGAAGCGTATTTAACAGAAGGCGATAAAAAGAAAGCATTAAAATATTATAAAAAGGCATTAAAAACCGAACAAAAGAATGATAAGAGTCCGTATTTAATAGAAGGGTTTCAAAAGCAAATTAGCTCCTTAAAAAAGGAGCTAAAATAA
- a CDS encoding AAA family ATPase — protein sequence MYSTKHYKIVDRFFQKLNATDQFYFFKGKTVNPIKILRLSESFPSLQLKEEDLLLLYSTKKDGNQLDFILTTKSIHTQNNVFPLAIASLDDSDFKGISTEHTSYIKSLLEDLQLQKKQEKKNLDYFTNKFKDFVNQKESNDKTYAIDYEFLEILKEEGEKIQDLVEDLNQNNHFSTVINTIVSKSDDAIEFKAEHVVLQDIIKVYNKTYVLHDATKEEATLKVKFLLAFLFEKLQGNDIISSLTMERINKFVTSNSFDKNIAIIQKASLFDLGEDYKNEFLLPIILKKLNNKHFTNSGAFLYRIASLIAKADGTISEDEQNALKAINNAVLHPKQKLQGVKQTEVNENETLQDVLDELHELIGLDNIKTAVQELANFLKVQKLREKEGLKSVNNSLHSVFMGPPGTGKTTVARLVSKIYKHLDYLEKGHLVETDRSGMVAGYVGQTALKVEEIVNTSLNGVLFVDEAYALAKDNKQDFGNEAIEVLLKKMEDHRKELVVIVAGYPDEMKAFINSNPGLQSRFNRYFTFDHYKPSELIGIFELFCKKNDFLLTEDAKEKLHFIFDKFYEQKDKNFGNARVARNLFEKIIEYQANRIVSITPITAEVLKTISEEDIPPVNQTVEKYLQFQENEE from the coding sequence ATGTACAGTACAAAACACTATAAAATTGTTGATCGTTTTTTTCAGAAGTTAAATGCAACCGATCAGTTTTATTTTTTCAAAGGTAAAACCGTTAATCCTATCAAAATACTACGTCTTTCAGAAAGTTTTCCTTCGTTACAATTAAAGGAAGAAGATCTATTATTACTGTATTCGACAAAGAAAGATGGCAATCAGTTAGATTTTATCTTAACAACTAAAAGTATTCATACTCAAAACAATGTATTTCCTTTAGCCATAGCTTCATTAGACGATTCGGATTTTAAAGGCATATCAACCGAGCATACTTCATATATAAAAAGCTTATTAGAAGATTTACAATTACAAAAAAAACAAGAGAAGAAGAATCTTGATTATTTCACTAATAAGTTTAAAGACTTTGTAAATCAAAAAGAAAGTAATGATAAAACCTATGCAATTGATTATGAGTTTCTAGAAATTTTAAAAGAAGAAGGAGAAAAAATACAAGATCTTGTTGAGGATTTGAATCAAAACAACCATTTTTCTACTGTTATTAATACGATTGTTTCTAAGTCTGACGACGCTATAGAGTTTAAAGCAGAACATGTGGTTTTACAAGATATTATTAAAGTATATAACAAAACGTATGTTTTACACGATGCTACTAAGGAAGAAGCTACTTTAAAGGTAAAATTTTTATTAGCCTTTTTATTTGAAAAACTACAAGGAAATGATATTATTAGTAGCTTAACTATGGAACGAATTAACAAGTTTGTTACTTCTAATAGTTTTGATAAAAACATTGCCATTATTCAAAAAGCTTCTTTGTTTGATTTAGGGGAAGATTATAAAAATGAATTTTTACTTCCTATCATTCTGAAAAAACTCAATAATAAGCATTTTACCAATTCAGGTGCTTTTTTATACCGTATTGCTTCTTTAATAGCAAAAGCAGACGGGACTATTTCAGAAGATGAACAAAATGCGTTAAAAGCCATTAACAATGCTGTTCTACATCCTAAACAAAAACTACAAGGTGTAAAACAAACGGAAGTAAATGAAAATGAGACCTTACAGGATGTTTTGGACGAATTGCACGAGTTAATTGGTTTAGACAATATAAAAACGGCTGTTCAAGAGTTGGCAAATTTTTTAAAAGTGCAAAAACTCCGTGAAAAAGAAGGGTTAAAATCAGTAAACAATTCCTTGCACTCTGTTTTTATGGGACCTCCTGGAACGGGTAAAACTACCGTGGCTCGTTTGGTTTCAAAAATATACAAGCATTTGGACTATTTGGAGAAAGGGCATTTGGTAGAAACTGATAGAAGTGGAATGGTAGCAGGTTATGTGGGACAAACTGCTTTAAAGGTAGAAGAAATTGTAAACACTTCTTTAAATGGTGTTCTGTTTGTAGATGAAGCTTATGCTTTAGCCAAAGACAACAAACAGGATTTTGGTAACGAAGCTATTGAAGTACTGTTAAAAAAGATGGAAGATCACCGAAAAGAATTGGTGGTTATTGTAGCTGGATATCCTGATGAAATGAAAGCGTTTATCAATTCTAACCCAGGATTACAATCTCGTTTTAATCGTTATTTTACTTTTGATCATTACAAACCAAGTGAACTCATTGGTATTTTTGAGTTGTTTTGTAAAAAGAACGACTTTTTACTAACGGAAGATGCTAAGGAAAAACTTCATTTTATTTTTGATAAGTTTTATGAGCAAAAGGATAAAAACTTTGGAAATGCCCGTGTAGCTAGAAATTTATTTGAAAAAATTATAGAATATCAAGCCAACCGAATTGTAAGCATTACACCTATTACTGCGGAGGTTTTAAAAACCATTAGTGAAGAAGATATTCCACCAGTAAATCAAACCGTTGAAAAATATTTACAATTTCAAGAAAACGAAGAATAG
- a CDS encoding 2OG-Fe dioxygenase family protein yields MITEQELSKQLNRTIKSPIRIATLAEIGINTNTFLSYFQPLFENLTDDLYLVKENQIAFLKSVFTEELTAIQKIHQPYFYGETTSEALQPWLSRLTPPQQELFKLSSTVTRQRSIATFTVEKKGDDYTIERITADSFAQKVEDFRSWKRVFTQATPEAVEHDLFYSLLQKAFELVIAIHPNIQKLKITAHFMRTITQGVIKGENSPEGMHEDGAPYIISALVVNRKNITGGATQIFEKLEENQELIFNKELALGEFAFQADTGEEKTFGNDLWHYVTPIQPIDITKKGIRDIIGFDIEIID; encoded by the coding sequence ATGATTACGGAACAAGAACTGTCTAAACAACTTAACAGAACTATAAAATCACCTATTCGTATTGCAACTCTTGCTGAAATAGGAATCAATACGAATACTTTTTTAAGTTATTTTCAGCCTTTGTTTGAAAATCTAACAGACGATTTGTATTTAGTAAAAGAAAATCAAATTGCATTTTTAAAATCTGTTTTTACAGAAGAACTAACTGCCATTCAAAAGATACATCAACCTTATTTTTATGGAGAAACAACTAGTGAAGCACTACAACCTTGGCTTAGTAGATTAACGCCACCACAACAGGAACTTTTCAAACTAAGTTCTACGGTTACTAGACAACGTAGCATTGCTACTTTTACTGTTGAAAAAAAGGGTGATGATTATACTATTGAAAGGATTACTGCTGATAGTTTTGCACAAAAAGTAGAAGACTTTAGAAGCTGGAAACGTGTTTTTACCCAAGCTACACCTGAGGCTGTAGAACATGATTTGTTTTATAGCTTATTACAAAAAGCTTTTGAATTGGTTATAGCCATTCATCCAAACATTCAAAAACTTAAAATTACTGCTCACTTTATGCGAACTATTACGCAGGGAGTAATAAAAGGTGAAAACTCTCCTGAAGGAATGCATGAAGATGGCGCACCTTATATAATTTCTGCCTTAGTGGTAAACCGAAAAAACATAACAGGTGGTGCTACTCAAATTTTTGAAAAATTGGAAGAGAATCAAGAGTTGATTTTTAATAAGGAATTAGCTCTGGGTGAGTTTGCTTTTCAAGCTGATACTGGTGAGGAAAAAACATTTGGTAATGATTTATGGCATTATGTAACGCCTATTCAACCTATTGACATTACTAAAAAAGGAATTAGAGATATTATTGGTTTTGATATTGAAATAATAGATTAG
- a CDS encoding cupin-like domain-containing protein, with protein sequence MKIPRINNITQEEFIQEYIVGNKPVIVTDAMENWDMSKFTPEYFKEAFGEEKVQVYDDLFNLQNIQSLKEYIDANFFRNEEDGLSDQYMRWYTKLKEVEYYWSDQVFDALKNAWSHPYFIPNTSLVIPSNKEAEERVITDFHYPYKGLFISGKGSRTRLHKDPFTSNAVLCQFYGEKKIYLFAPSKEASVMKDGAFVDVKNPDHDKFPDYKNITHDYEDTLSPGEIVFFPSGWFHDVTCETDSISITWNFVHETQLDIVCKHIAQNPNDDQLEIAKFFLKGEIKDNANARDIILFLKKKFKKAKKLKAQV encoded by the coding sequence ATGAAAATACCAAGAATTAATAACATAACACAAGAAGAATTTATTCAAGAATATATAGTAGGTAATAAACCAGTTATTGTAACAGATGCAATGGAAAACTGGGATATGAGTAAGTTTACACCTGAATATTTTAAAGAAGCATTTGGAGAAGAAAAAGTACAGGTATATGATGACTTATTCAATTTGCAAAATATTCAGTCTTTAAAAGAATATATAGATGCTAATTTCTTCAGAAATGAAGAAGATGGTTTGTCTGATCAATATATGAGATGGTACACAAAATTAAAAGAAGTAGAATATTATTGGTCAGATCAAGTTTTTGATGCTTTAAAAAATGCTTGGAGCCATCCATACTTTATACCCAATACCTCTTTGGTAATTCCTAGTAATAAAGAGGCAGAAGAAAGAGTTATTACTGATTTTCATTATCCATATAAAGGATTATTCATTTCAGGGAAAGGCTCAAGAACAAGACTTCATAAAGATCCATTTACTAGTAATGCCGTTTTATGTCAATTTTATGGAGAAAAGAAAATATACTTGTTTGCCCCAAGTAAAGAGGCAAGTGTAATGAAAGACGGAGCATTTGTTGATGTTAAAAATCCTGATCATGATAAATTCCCTGATTATAAAAACATCACACATGATTATGAAGATACATTATCTCCAGGAGAAATCGTTTTTTTCCCTTCAGGATGGTTTCATGATGTAACCTGTGAAACTGATAGTATTTCTATTACATGGAATTTTGTACATGAAACACAGTTAGATATTGTTTGCAAACACATTGCACAAAATCCCAATGATGATCAATTAGAAATCGCTAAGTTTTTCTTGAAAGGAGAAATAAAAGATAATGCCAATGCGCGTGATATTATTTTGTTCTTAAAAAAGAAATTTAAAAAAGCAAAAAAACTAAAAGCTCAGGTATAA
- the gwsG gene encoding grasp-with-spasm system ATP-grasp peptide maturase, translating to MIVIFSDQADSSTCDVIDWLIKEKVDFVRINTDENFDIDICINNDTNSAVLYYKGQKIDTDTIKGVWYRRGGYFNLGKQINWQEFSASVIAKRELNSDLWNEKKSISTYLYTLLSDKNSINSFFTSTPNKLWMLKEAANCGLDIPKTIITSSKSVLKEFKEEYGAVITKGIDESIHFGDDEQFYSVYTEEVDIDNVPDTFFPSKFQQKIDKEFEIRTFYFFEKMYSMAIFSQKNENTVTDFRKYDERKPNRCVPYILPEKVEQSINKLMKKMDLNCGSIDLIYNTNNEYVFLEINPVGQFSMTSIPCNYNLEKVIADKLVYFERNN from the coding sequence GTGATAGTGATTTTTAGTGATCAGGCTGATAGTAGTACCTGTGATGTAATAGATTGGTTGATAAAAGAAAAAGTTGACTTTGTTAGAATAAATACTGATGAAAATTTTGATATAGATATATGTATTAATAATGATACTAATAGTGCGGTGCTTTATTACAAAGGACAAAAAATAGATACTGATACTATTAAAGGAGTATGGTATAGAAGAGGAGGTTATTTTAATCTTGGAAAACAAATTAACTGGCAAGAGTTTTCAGCATCGGTTATAGCAAAAAGAGAACTAAACTCTGATTTATGGAACGAAAAGAAAAGTATTTCAACCTACTTATATACTTTACTTTCTGATAAAAATAGTATTAATAGTTTTTTTACATCCACTCCTAATAAACTATGGATGCTAAAAGAGGCAGCAAATTGTGGATTAGATATACCCAAAACTATAATTACAAGCTCCAAATCAGTACTAAAAGAATTTAAAGAGGAATATGGAGCAGTTATTACCAAAGGTATAGATGAATCTATCCATTTTGGAGATGATGAGCAGTTTTATAGTGTATATACTGAAGAGGTAGATATAGACAATGTACCTGATACTTTTTTTCCATCTAAGTTTCAGCAAAAAATAGACAAAGAATTTGAAATTAGGACTTTTTATTTTTTTGAAAAAATGTATAGTATGGCCATTTTTTCTCAAAAAAATGAGAATACTGTTACAGATTTTAGAAAATATGATGAAAGAAAACCTAATAGATGTGTACCCTATATTTTACCAGAAAAAGTTGAGCAGAGCATTAATAAACTTATGAAGAAAATGGATTTGAACTGTGGTTCAATAGATTTAATTTATAATACAAATAATGAGTATGTGTTTTTAGAGATTAACCCTGTAGGACAATTTTCTATGACTTCAATTCCTTGTAATTATAATTTAGAAAAAGTTATTGCAGATAAACTAGTATATTTTGAAAGAAACAATTAA
- the gwsS gene encoding grasp-with-spasm system SPASM domain peptide maturase produces MKKTFHLFSCCILVKGARRSIIIDTQRRESYYIPNDLYNVLNNSPELLTSSTDLVIKEYFDFLMENELGFLTEQSHNFPKIDLKWETSSEITNAVLEIENIGDYNLQKSLHELSELACKNVLIKFYKKQTIAVLNTFFDLLEIFGFNNIDVLMPISEENIKDITKLINSRPLIRTLTLTNTSKNELIQASNDGMTALKTSTKRIEDKNTFKVDVNSFNLSLQFISESTHYNNYLNRKVVIDKLGYIKNATSFNKNYGHIDKVQIKDVISQTDFNRFWNVTKDQVEICKDCEHRYICPSLIKNEEEIKLKTSLCSYNPYTATW; encoded by the coding sequence ATGAAAAAAACATTTCATCTTTTCTCTTGTTGTATTCTAGTGAAAGGAGCAAGAAGATCTATTATTATTGATACACAGCGAAGAGAATCGTATTATATACCAAATGACTTATATAATGTTTTAAATAATTCTCCAGAACTATTAACGTCTAGCACAGACCTCGTAATTAAAGAGTATTTTGATTTTTTGATGGAGAATGAATTAGGTTTTTTGACTGAACAAAGTCATAATTTTCCAAAAATAGATTTAAAATGGGAAACAAGTTCAGAAATAACCAATGCCGTTCTTGAAATTGAAAATATAGGAGATTACAATCTTCAAAAGTCATTACATGAGTTGTCAGAACTAGCTTGTAAGAATGTGTTAATTAAGTTTTATAAAAAGCAAACAATAGCAGTTTTAAATACGTTTTTTGATTTGTTAGAAATATTTGGCTTTAATAATATTGATGTATTGATGCCAATATCTGAGGAGAACATAAAAGATATAACCAAACTAATTAATTCACGTCCTTTAATTAGAACTTTAACGCTGACAAATACTAGTAAAAATGAACTAATACAGGCTTCTAACGATGGTATGACAGCTTTAAAAACTTCTACAAAGAGGATTGAAGATAAAAATACCTTTAAAGTTGATGTCAATTCGTTTAATTTAAGTCTACAGTTTATTAGTGAATCTACTCATTATAATAACTACTTGAATAGGAAAGTAGTGATAGATAAATTAGGATATATAAAAAATGCCACTTCATTTAATAAAAACTATGGTCATATAGATAAGGTTCAGATTAAAGACGTTATTTCACAAACTGATTTTAATAGATTTTGGAATGTTACTAAAGATCAAGTTGAAATTTGTAAGGATTGTGAACATAGATATATATGCCCTTCATTAATTAAAAATGAAGAAGAAATAAAACTAAAAACTTCTTTATGCTCGTACAACCCATATACCGCTACTTGGTAG
- a CDS encoding AAA domain-containing protein produces MMHIEKVISYYQSCYKQEFRDNDVLNFFGSSVYKRFFFKNSTAILQNNNHELNFSLGEELYRYLEIHKKDKTLITCSFFITGKLTFLGKKRAICAPLIVTPVELKLNSNGVYFFEYNFAANRVNEALLNTIKQNFNLDDSFVLAIKALVNEKSLEKEGIQHIANTLAEYISLNTQKLELLPNLTTKEELKKEQKTAAIQIHNAITLGVIDKTKSSRNVLYEIDTIKEHHLYNTALEALFSRNKNTNYTSALYNGEEIYVPSNLSETQSAIIHAAKSEAPLSVVVGPPGTGKSYTIASLAIDMVYNNKSVLICSKSDQAVDVVYEKITNDLGIKGLSVRIGSGRSYKTRLRKKLASILNFSSRRNINQDTIEYTKRELKRTNEKIKEIEEEITRRETKEIENAQLFLDYNPSFFKRIKKTYISKKILKEVPFWQLIELLNNYIQKRNATIKKIVMDSTSYKNQQTITYNRGLFKDLLELAKSNDPEIRKKLFESISFKYLLECLPIWISKNTDVSTVLPLEKDIFDVVIIDEASQCDIATIIPVIARAKKVIVVGDPKQLKHVSFLSETAMENTATGLGLLYNTDVLNYRKHSFLDYVLQRINSQTNMFFLDEHYRSVPSIIKYSNDKFYDNKLKVMSSINVHNQDVAVYWYAINGTKDKKGTNLQEVEQLLQDILQIVATEKELPQNVSTSIGILSPFRDQVTYLQKKLEEFDVIALKKHKITVGTPFDFQGEERDEMFISWVIDNNTTHSTFQYLNREDVFNVAITRAKNKQHIYYSFLPKNFSNTNLLIEYFSESKQVDTLENQSYFMDDFANEVVQKLKSLGIDNHKVLLNHTIAGYFFDIVTSYNNKTVCIDLIGYPGEMEKTFSIQQYKTLFRTQTPIISIPYAYWLLNKKACVDYILKKLGHDYGTRTV; encoded by the coding sequence ATGATGCATATTGAAAAAGTAATCTCGTATTACCAAAGTTGCTATAAACAAGAATTTAGAGATAATGATGTACTTAACTTTTTTGGAAGTAGTGTTTATAAACGATTTTTCTTTAAGAATAGTACCGCAATACTCCAAAATAATAATCACGAACTTAATTTTTCTTTAGGCGAAGAATTATATCGTTATTTAGAAATTCATAAAAAAGACAAAACGTTAATTACTTGTAGCTTTTTTATTACCGGAAAGCTTACTTTTTTAGGTAAAAAAAGAGCTATATGTGCACCGCTTATTGTAACTCCTGTTGAATTAAAATTAAACTCCAATGGTGTTTATTTTTTTGAATACAATTTTGCCGCCAATAGAGTTAATGAAGCTTTATTAAATACCATTAAACAGAATTTTAATTTAGATGATTCTTTTGTACTTGCTATAAAAGCTTTAGTAAATGAAAAGAGTTTAGAAAAAGAAGGGATTCAACACATAGCGAATACACTTGCAGAGTACATTTCTTTAAATACTCAAAAACTAGAGCTACTGCCTAACCTTACCACTAAAGAAGAGTTAAAAAAAGAGCAAAAAACAGCAGCTATACAAATTCATAACGCCATTACACTTGGTGTTATTGATAAAACCAAATCTAGCAGAAATGTGTTGTATGAAATTGATACTATTAAGGAACATCATTTGTATAATACTGCTTTAGAGGCTTTATTTTCTAGAAATAAAAACACCAATTACACCTCAGCGCTCTATAACGGTGAAGAAATTTATGTTCCTTCTAATTTAAGTGAAACTCAAAGTGCCATTATTCATGCCGCTAAATCTGAAGCACCTTTAAGTGTAGTAGTTGGTCCTCCAGGCACAGGAAAATCATATACCATTGCTTCTTTGGCCATTGATATGGTGTATAACAATAAAAGTGTATTAATTTGTTCAAAATCTGATCAAGCAGTAGATGTTGTGTATGAAAAAATCACCAATGATTTAGGTATAAAAGGCTTATCCGTACGTATAGGAAGTGGAAGAAGTTATAAAACCAGATTGAGAAAAAAGTTAGCATCAATTTTAAATTTTTCTTCTCGAAGAAATATTAACCAAGATACCATTGAATACACCAAAAGAGAACTCAAAAGAACGAATGAAAAAATTAAAGAAATTGAAGAAGAGATTACCCGAAGGGAAACTAAGGAAATAGAGAATGCTCAGTTGTTTTTAGATTATAATCCGTCTTTTTTTAAGCGAATAAAAAAGACTTATATTTCTAAAAAGATATTGAAAGAAGTTCCTTTTTGGCAGCTTATTGAGCTTTTAAACAATTACATTCAAAAAAGAAATGCTACCATTAAAAAAATAGTGATGGATAGTACTTCTTATAAAAATCAGCAAACCATTACCTACAATAGAGGTTTATTTAAAGATTTATTGGAATTAGCTAAATCTAACGATCCTGAAATTAGAAAAAAGTTATTTGAATCTATCAGCTTTAAATATTTGTTAGAGTGTTTACCTATTTGGATTTCTAAAAACACAGATGTTAGCACGGTACTGCCTTTAGAGAAGGATATTTTTGACGTGGTTATTATTGATGAAGCTTCCCAGTGTGATATTGCTACCATTATTCCTGTAATTGCAAGGGCAAAAAAAGTAATTGTTGTAGGAGATCCTAAACAACTAAAACATGTATCGTTTTTATCAGAAACTGCTATGGAAAATACGGCTACAGGTTTAGGTTTACTATATAACACTGATGTTTTAAATTATAGAAAACATAGTTTTTTAGATTATGTATTACAGCGTATAAACTCGCAAACAAACATGTTCTTTTTAGATGAACATTACAGAAGTGTGCCTAGTATTATAAAATATAGTAATGATAAGTTTTATGATAATAAACTAAAAGTAATGTCTAGTATTAACGTACATAACCAAGACGTTGCTGTTTATTGGTATGCTATTAATGGTACTAAAGATAAAAAAGGAACTAACTTACAAGAAGTTGAACAACTTTTACAAGATATATTACAAATTGTAGCTACTGAAAAAGAATTGCCTCAAAATGTAAGTACAAGCATTGGTATTTTATCACCATTTAGAGATCAGGTTACGTATTTACAAAAGAAGCTTGAAGAGTTTGATGTTATAGCGCTTAAAAAGCATAAAATTACGGTAGGTACTCCTTTTGATTTTCAAGGTGAAGAAAGAGATGAAATGTTTATTTCTTGGGTAATTGACAACAATACTACTCATAGTACTTTTCAGTATTTAAACAGGGAAGATGTATTTAACGTGGCTATTACCAGAGCTAAAAATAAACAGCATATTTATTATTCTTTTCTGCCTAAAAACTTTAGTAATACAAATTTGTTGATTGAATATTTTTCCGAATCCAAACAAGTAGATACACTTGAAAATCAATCTTATTTTATGGATGATTTTGCAAATGAAGTAGTACAAAAATTAAAAAGTTTAGGCATTGATAATCATAAAGTTCTACTTAATCATACTATAGCGGGTTATTTTTTTGATATTGTTACTTCCTATAATAACAAAACTGTATGTATTGACTTAATTGGGTATCCTGGTGAAATGGAAAAAACCTTTTCTATTCAGCAATATAAAACTTTGTTTAGAACACAAACTCCAATAATTTCTATACCTTACGCCTATTGGCTTTTGAATAAAAAGGCTTGCGTTGATTATATTTTAAAAAAACTAGGACATGATTACGGAACAAGAACTGTCTAA